AGGCCTCGCTGGCGCTCGGGACCACCCAGTGGCAGACCGTACGACGCGTGGTGCTGCCGACGGCCCGGCCGGGGCTGGTCACTGCCGTGCTGCTCGGGGTGGCGCGGGTGATCGGCGAGACCTCGCCGGGGCTGCTGGTCGCCGGCTCGACCAACGAGCTCAACTACGACCCCACGCACGGCCCGCAGCTCTCGCTTCCGCTGTTCGCCTTCACCTCGATGCGACAGCCGCTCGACACCGCCATCGCCCGGGCCTTCGGCGCCTGCGTGGTGCTCCTGGTCCTGGTCGTCGTGCTGTTCGCCCTGGCCCGGATCCTCGGCGGTCGCGAGCCCGGTCACATCTCCCGCCGCCGGCGCCGTCGTCTCGCCGCGGCCCGCGTCACCACCACCGAAAGCGAGCCCGCCCGATGAAGAAGTCCACCTCCGTGAGCCTGACCGGCCGCCTCGTGCTGGCGGCCCTGGCGGCGTCGCTGGTCAGCCTCCTGCTGGTTCCGGCTCCGGCTCAGGCTGCCGACTACGTGCCGATCTCCGGAGCCGGCTCGACCTGGAGCCAGGTCGCGGTCGACGCCTGGCGCGCCGACGTCCGCGCCAGCGGCGTGGTCGTGAACTACGCCGGCACCGGCTCGACCGACGGTCGCTCCCAGTTCATCCAGGGCACGGTCGACTTCGCCAACACCGAGATCCCGTTCCAGAACCCACCGGAGCCCGGGCAGCAGGCCGAGATCCCCAGCCGTCCCTACGCCTACCTGCCGATCGTGGCCGGCGGCACGTCGTTCATGTACAACCTGACCGTCGCCGGTCAGCGGGTCCGCGACCTGCGCCTCTCGGGTGACACGCTGGCCAAGATCTTCACCGGCGCGATCACCCGCTGGAGCGACCCCGCGATCACCCGGGACTACGGCAAGACCCTGCCCGACATCCCGATCATCCCGGTGGTCCGCTCCGACGGCGCGGGCGCCTCGGCCCAGTTCACCAAGTACATGGCCAGCCAGGCGCCGTCGGTCTACTGCCCCTTCATCCGCAGCAAGCTCAACCTGAGCGGCAGCGCCTGCCCCAGCGTGTCCTTCTACCCGGCGTTCGGGAGCTCCAAGGCGCAGAACGGCTCCAACGGCGTCGCCAACTACGTCGCCGCGTCGTACGGCGCCGGGGCGATCGGGTACGTCGAGTACGCCTACCCGAAGCGGATCGACTTCCCGGTGGTCAGCCTCCTCAACAAGGCCGGCTACTACTCCCAGCCCACGGCCGGCAACGTCGCCGTGGCGCTGACCAAGGCCAAGATCAACCCCGACCTCACCCAGAACCTCGACTCGGTCTACAGCAACCCCGACCCGCGGGCCTACCCGATGTCGAGCTACAGCTACATGGTCGTCCCGACCTCGACAGCCGCGCCGTTCAACACCGACAAGGGGCGCACCCTGTCGACCTTCGTCAACTACTTCCTGTGCGGCGGCCAGCAGAAGGCGGACATCCTCGGCTACTCGCCGCTGCCCAAGAACCTCGTCGAGGCCGGCTTCCAGCAGGTGGCGCGGATCCCCGGTGCCGTGCCCTCGCCGTCGATCACGCAGTGCCACAACCCGGCCCTGGACATCCTCCACTCGGCACCGATGCCCGACAAGTGCATGAAGGTGGGCGCGACCTGCGACCCGTCGACGACCCCGAGCAGCGGCGGCACCCCGAGCCCGAGTGGTACGACGACGACCACGCCGGGCAGCAGCACCCCCGCCGGCGGCCTGCCCGGGTCGACCACCCCCGGGGGCACGGCCGCCGACCCGGGAGGCGGCCCGTCGGGTTCGGACCCCGGCGCGGCCGCACCGGACCCGCTGACCGGCACTCCGGCAGGTGGGACGGTGACCACAGCGGGCGGCGCCCTGACGGCGGCGGCCGGCACCCCGGTCAGCCTGGCGTCGTCACGGGCCGGCCAGCAGAAGGCGATCGGCTGGTTGGTGGCGGCGATGCTGGCGCTGACCGTGCTCGCACCACCGTTCCTGGTCTCGCGACACCTCCGTCGACGACCGTGAGCCGGGCCCGGTCCCGGTGGGTGGCCCTGGTCGCCGTGGCGCTCGGGCTGGTGGCAGCCCTGGCCCTCGGCGTGCGCGTGCTGCCCCGACCCGACCCGGTCCTCCGGGTCCCGCCGGACACCCTCCTGGTCGCCGCACCGCGTGCCCACTCGCGCCCGGTGGCGGCCGCGACCCGCGCCACGACGGGAGCCACGACGGTGAGCCTCCGGTGGGTACGTCGTACCTCCGCGGACACGGGGGTGCCGTGGCCGGCGGTCCGCGCCTACGGTGCCGCCACGCTCGATGTCGGTCGGTCGGACCCCGGCTGCCACCTGTCGTGGACGACCCTGGCCGGCATCGGGTGGGTCGAGTCGCAGCAGGGGACGATCGGGGGTCGAAGGCTGGGGGACGACGGCCGCCCCGACCGGCCGATCTCCGGTCCCAGCCTGGACGGGAGCGCGGACCTGGCGGCGCTGACCGCGCGGTCGGGGGGCTGGCAGCACGCGGTCGGCCCCATGCAGTTCCTGCCCGGCACCTGGGCCCGGTGGGCCTCCGACGGCGACGGCGACGGCGTCCGGGACCCCGACGACCTGGACGACGCGGCTCTCGGCGCGGCGCGGTACCTGTGCGCCTCGGGCACGGATCTCGCGACCGGGACCGGGTGGAGCGCCGCGGTGTTCTCCTACAACCACGCCGCCTCCTACGTCCTCGACGTCTATGCGGCCGCCCAGGAGTACGCCCAGCGAAGCTCGTGATCTGCCAGCGAAGCTCCTGATCGGTCGGCATACCTCCTGACGCAGCGGCTGACCGCGGGACCGTCGGTACCGCCGTCTACCCTGAGTCGGGCAACCCCCATCGCTCGCCGATGGGGGCCGCTCGTGCTGTCCCCCTGCTCTCCCAGCCACTCCACCGAGGTGCCCGTGATCCTGTCCGCGCTGTCCGAGGCCGTCCTCGCCGAGCCTGCGCTCGCCGAGGTGCTGGGCGACCCCGCGCACCTCGGGACCCTCGACCTGACCGGGCCCGCGGGGCTGCGGCCGTTCCTGGTCGACGGCCTGGTCCGGGCGGGCCGCACGGTGCTGCTGGTCACCGCCACCGGTCGCGAGGCGGAGGAGCTGACCTCCGAGCTGGCTTCCCTGGTCGACCCGGCGACGATCGCCTACTTCCCGAGCTGGGAGACGCTGCCGCACGAGCGGCTCAGCCCGCGCAGCGACACCGTCGGCCGGCGCCTCGCGGTGCTGCGCCGGCTGCGTCACCCCGCGGCCGGGGCCGGCAGCGGGCCGCTCCAGGTGGTGGTCGCGCCGGTGCGCTCGATCCTCCAGCCCCAGGTCAAGGGGCTGGGCGACCTCGTGCCGGTGGAGCTGGCCGCCGGCGACGAGGTGGTGCTCGACGACGTCGTACGCCGGCTCGCCGACGCCGCCTACACCCGGGTCGACCTGGTCGAGAAGCGCGGCGAGTTCGCGGTGCGCGGCGGGCTGGTCGACGTCTTCCCGCCCACCGAGCAGCACCCGGTGCGGGTGGAGTTCTGGGGCGACGAGGTCGAGGAGGTCCGCTCGTTCGCGGTGGCCGACCAGCGCACCATCGAGGTCGTGCCGCGGCTCTGGGCACCGCCCTGCCGCGAGCTGCTGCTGACCGACGACGTACGCCGTCGGGCGGCCGAGCTCGGACGCGCCCACCCCCAGCTGGCCGAGATGACCGACAAGATTGCCGCCGGCATCGCGGTCGAGGGCATGGAGTCGCTGGCGCCGGTGCTGGTCGACGAGCTCGAGCTGCTGGTCGACGTGATGCCCGCCGACACCCAGGTCGTGGTGGTCGACCCCGAGCGGGTCCGCAGCCGCGCGCACGACCTGGTCGCGACCAGCGAGGAGTTCCTCGGTGCGTCGTGGGCGGCCGCCGCGGGCGGCGGCACCGCCCCGATCGACCTCGGCGCCGCGTCGTACCGCGATCTCGACGACGTCCGCGAGCACAGCCGCTCGCTCGGCTCGCCGTGGTGGACGGTGAGCCCGTTCGGCCTCGACGACTCGGTCACCGACCGGTCGACGCTCACCCTCGCCGTGGGGGCCGTCGAGGGCTACCGCGGCGACCTCGAGCGGGCCGTCGCGGACCTGCGCGGCTGGCTCGCCGCCGGGCACCGGGTCGTCGTGGTCCACCTCGGCCACGGTCCGGCCCAGCGCATGGTCGAGGTGCTCGGCGACCACGACGTGGCGGCCCGCCTGGTCGAGCCCCGCGACGACGCCTCGCTGGAGCCGGGCATCGTCCTGGTCACCACCGGCACCTTGTCGCACGGCTTCGTCGACGACGCCCGGGGTCTGGTCCTGGTCACCGGCGACGACCTCTCCGGCCAGCGCGCGGCCACCCGCGACCAGACCCGGATGCCCACGCGACGCAAGCGACAGATCGACCCGCTCGAGCTCAAGGCCGGCGACTACGTCGTTCACGAGCAGCACGGCGTCGGCCGCTTCGTGGAGATGCGGCAGCGCGAGGCGCAGGGCGCCACCCGCGAGTACCTCGTGCTGCAGTACGGCGCGTCCAAACGCGGCGGCCCTCCCGACATGCTGTTCGTGCCGGCCGACAGCCTCGACCAGGTCACCCGCTACGTCGGCGGCGAGCAGCCCAGCCTCGACCGGCTCGGTGGCGCCGACTGGGGCAAGCGCAAGGGTCGTGCCCGGCGCGCGGTCCGCGAGATCGCGGCCGAGCTGATCAAGCTGTACGCCGCTCGCCAGGCCACCCAGGGCTTCGCCTTCGGCCCCGACACCCCCTGGCAGCAGGAGCTCGAGGACGCCTTCCCCTTCCACGAGACGCCCGACCAGCTGACCACGGTCGAGGAGGTCAAGGCCGACATGCGGCGCACCGTGCCGATGGACCGGCTGGTCTGCGGCGACGTCGGCTACGGCAAGACCGAGATCGCGGTGCGGGCGGCGTTCAAGGCCGTGCAGGAGGGCAAGCAGGTCGCCGTGCTCGTCCCGACGACGCTGCTGGTCCAGCAGCACTACACGACGTTCGCCGAGCGGATGGGTGCCTTCCCGGTGACGATCCGGGCGCTCAGCCGCTTCCAGACCGAGAAGGAGGCGCGGGAGGTGACCGACGGCCTGCGGGACGGCTCGGTCGACATCGTGATCGGCACCCACCGGCTGCTCAACCCCGACATCTCGGTGAAGGACCTCGGCCTGATCGTGGTCGACGAGGAGCAGCGCTTCGGCGTGGAGCACAAGGAGCAGATGAAGCGGCTGCGCACCAGCGTCGACGTGCTGTCGATGAGCGCGACGCCGATCCCGCGCACGCTGGAGATGGCGATCACCGGCATCCGCGAGATGTCGACGATCACCACTCCGCCCGAGGAGCGGCACCCGGTGCTGACCTACGTCGGCGCCTACGAGGACCGCACGGTCACCGCTGCGGTCCGGCGCGAGCTGTTGCGCGAGGGCCAGGTCTTCTTCATCCACAACCGCGTGCAGTCGATCGAGAAGGCGGCCGCCCGGCTGCGCGAGCTGGTGCCCGAGGCCCGGGTGGGGGTCGCTCACGGGCAGATGGGCGAGCACCAGCTCGAGCAGGTGATGCTCGACTTCTGGGAGAAGCGCTTCGACGTTCTGGTCTGCACCACGATCGTGGAGTCCGGGCTCGACGTCTCCAACGCCAACACGATGATCATCGAGCGGGCCGACACCCTCGGACTCTCC
This genomic window from Nocardioides cynanchi contains:
- a CDS encoding lytic transglycosylase domain-containing protein, translating into MSRARSRWVALVAVALGLVAALALGVRVLPRPDPVLRVPPDTLLVAAPRAHSRPVAAATRATTGATTVSLRWVRRTSADTGVPWPAVRAYGAATLDVGRSDPGCHLSWTTLAGIGWVESQQGTIGGRRLGDDGRPDRPISGPSLDGSADLAALTARSGGWQHAVGPMQFLPGTWARWASDGDGDGVRDPDDLDDAALGAARYLCASGTDLATGTGWSAAVFSYNHAASYVLDVYAAAQEYAQRSS
- a CDS encoding phosphate ABC transporter substrate-binding protein PstS codes for the protein MKKSTSVSLTGRLVLAALAASLVSLLLVPAPAQAADYVPISGAGSTWSQVAVDAWRADVRASGVVVNYAGTGSTDGRSQFIQGTVDFANTEIPFQNPPEPGQQAEIPSRPYAYLPIVAGGTSFMYNLTVAGQRVRDLRLSGDTLAKIFTGAITRWSDPAITRDYGKTLPDIPIIPVVRSDGAGASAQFTKYMASQAPSVYCPFIRSKLNLSGSACPSVSFYPAFGSSKAQNGSNGVANYVAASYGAGAIGYVEYAYPKRIDFPVVSLLNKAGYYSQPTAGNVAVALTKAKINPDLTQNLDSVYSNPDPRAYPMSSYSYMVVPTSTAAPFNTDKGRTLSTFVNYFLCGGQQKADILGYSPLPKNLVEAGFQQVARIPGAVPSPSITQCHNPALDILHSAPMPDKCMKVGATCDPSTTPSSGGTPSPSGTTTTTPGSSTPAGGLPGSTTPGGTAADPGGGPSGSDPGAAAPDPLTGTPAGGTVTTAGGALTAAAGTPVSLASSRAGQQKAIGWLVAAMLALTVLAPPFLVSRHLRRRP
- the mfd gene encoding transcription-repair coupling factor — protein: MSPCSPSHSTEVPVILSALSEAVLAEPALAEVLGDPAHLGTLDLTGPAGLRPFLVDGLVRAGRTVLLVTATGREAEELTSELASLVDPATIAYFPSWETLPHERLSPRSDTVGRRLAVLRRLRHPAAGAGSGPLQVVVAPVRSILQPQVKGLGDLVPVELAAGDEVVLDDVVRRLADAAYTRVDLVEKRGEFAVRGGLVDVFPPTEQHPVRVEFWGDEVEEVRSFAVADQRTIEVVPRLWAPPCRELLLTDDVRRRAAELGRAHPQLAEMTDKIAAGIAVEGMESLAPVLVDELELLVDVMPADTQVVVVDPERVRSRAHDLVATSEEFLGASWAAAAGGGTAPIDLGAASYRDLDDVREHSRSLGSPWWTVSPFGLDDSVTDRSTLTLAVGAVEGYRGDLERAVADLRGWLAAGHRVVVVHLGHGPAQRMVEVLGDHDVAARLVEPRDDASLEPGIVLVTTGTLSHGFVDDARGLVLVTGDDLSGQRAATRDQTRMPTRRKRQIDPLELKAGDYVVHEQHGVGRFVEMRQREAQGATREYLVLQYGASKRGGPPDMLFVPADSLDQVTRYVGGEQPSLDRLGGADWGKRKGRARRAVREIAAELIKLYAARQATQGFAFGPDTPWQQELEDAFPFHETPDQLTTVEEVKADMRRTVPMDRLVCGDVGYGKTEIAVRAAFKAVQEGKQVAVLVPTTLLVQQHYTTFAERMGAFPVTIRALSRFQTEKEAREVTDGLRDGSVDIVIGTHRLLNPDISVKDLGLIVVDEEQRFGVEHKEQMKRLRTSVDVLSMSATPIPRTLEMAITGIREMSTITTPPEERHPVLTYVGAYEDRTVTAAVRRELLREGQVFFIHNRVQSIEKAAARLRELVPEARVGVAHGQMGEHQLEQVMLDFWEKRFDVLVCTTIVESGLDVSNANTMIIERADTLGLSQLHQLRGRVGRSSERAYAYFLYPAEKPMTETAHERLATLAQHSDLGGGMAIAMKDLEIRGAGNLLGGEQSGHIADVGFDLYVRLVGEAVNEFRRGDGADGEPELGEVRIELPVDAHLPHTYIPSERLRLEMYRRLAEVRSDADVDQIRDELDDRYGEPPAEVASLLLVARFRARARQASVTEVTIAGRNVRFAPVDLPESRVVRLNRLYPRSILKQQVGSLLVPRPQTAVIGGHPIDGVALLEWARAVIDTVIDPREAT